From Nocardioides sp. HDW12B, the proteins below share one genomic window:
- a CDS encoding polysaccharide pyruvyl transferase family protein: protein MPDARPARADTETIYLVSTSGFPNYGDEASTAAWLRFLATARPDADVWLDCNDPGLSAVLFDGLNPRLRVTDMVWRLARETAEMTAEEGDRHVDVRLRDLGSPRFDLGLLALREASTYHVVGGGYVNDLWPHHLQLLRAGLRLKELSGARLVATGIGLTPLTRPDELKEVFAAFDHATARDAPSAEAAGIALSSDDSLLGLDQVTGFKRGGHTGGGARGDVWVCLQSDRISGEDLETAVAAVRELLAGPRFAGRTVRYLEAIPGVDRIAFDKLADLIPEENFVPFVDLWRNGFPGGQDQTWVTSRFHLHLLAAATGAEGVVVEPDEQYYRPLHASLLEAGTGWAVSPASSPSLPEPSVSARFRGVAAAAHEAKRAEAGALYS from the coding sequence ATGCCCGACGCCCGGCCTGCTCGAGCCGACACCGAGACGATCTACCTGGTCTCCACCAGTGGGTTCCCCAACTACGGCGACGAGGCCAGCACAGCCGCGTGGCTGCGCTTCCTCGCCACCGCCCGTCCCGACGCCGACGTCTGGCTGGACTGCAACGACCCCGGCCTGAGCGCCGTGCTCTTCGACGGCTTGAACCCCCGGCTGCGCGTGACCGACATGGTCTGGCGGCTGGCGCGCGAGACCGCCGAGATGACAGCCGAGGAGGGCGACCGCCACGTCGACGTCCGCCTGCGCGACTTGGGCAGCCCCCGCTTCGATCTCGGGCTCCTCGCCCTGCGCGAGGCCTCGACCTACCACGTGGTCGGCGGTGGCTACGTCAACGACCTGTGGCCCCACCACCTGCAGCTGCTCCGCGCCGGGCTCCGGCTCAAGGAGCTGAGCGGGGCCCGCCTGGTGGCCACGGGCATCGGGCTCACCCCGTTGACGCGACCGGACGAGCTGAAGGAGGTCTTCGCCGCCTTCGACCACGCCACGGCGCGCGACGCGCCGAGCGCCGAGGCCGCCGGCATCGCTCTCAGCAGCGACGACTCGCTGCTCGGCCTCGACCAGGTGACCGGCTTCAAGCGGGGCGGTCACACCGGGGGAGGAGCACGCGGCGACGTGTGGGTCTGCCTCCAGAGCGACCGCATCTCCGGCGAGGACCTCGAGACCGCCGTCGCGGCGGTCCGCGAGCTGCTCGCCGGCCCGCGCTTCGCGGGACGCACGGTCCGCTACCTCGAGGCCATCCCCGGGGTGGACCGGATCGCCTTCGACAAGCTCGCGGACCTGATCCCCGAGGAGAACTTCGTCCCGTTCGTCGACCTGTGGCGCAACGGCTTCCCGGGCGGGCAGGACCAGACCTGGGTGACCTCGCGCTTCCACCTGCACCTGCTGGCCGCTGCCACCGGCGCCGAGGGCGTCGTGGTCGAGCCCGACGAGCAGTACTACCGGCCGCTGCACGCCTCGTTGCTGGAGGCCGGCACGGGGTGGGCGGTGTCGCCCGCGAGCAGCCCGAGCCTGCCCGAGCCCTCGGTCTCGGCGCGGTTCCGCGGCGTCGCCGCCGCCGCCCACGAGGCCAAGCGGGCCGAGGCGGGCGCGCTCTACTCCTGA
- a CDS encoding DUF6752 domain-containing protein, with product MTNRAQARPGRTRRRLVAFRRKALPVSEARVDDLRRRVAELEKEMQEARRLNRRLAEVTDVVQELLLPLSQRDQERVDAVLKKYSDAL from the coding sequence ATGACGAACCGGGCGCAGGCCAGGCCAGGACGCACCCGACGACGCCTCGTCGCCTTCCGCCGCAAGGCCCTGCCCGTGAGCGAGGCGCGCGTCGACGACCTGCGCCGTCGGGTGGCCGAGCTCGAGAAGGAGATGCAGGAGGCCCGTCGGCTGAACCGCCGGCTGGCCGAGGTCACCGACGTCGTGCAGGAGCTGCTGCTGCCGCTGTCACAGCGTGACCAGGAGCGCGTCGACGCGGTGCTGAAGAAGTACTCCGACGCGCTCTGA
- a CDS encoding class I SAM-dependent methyltransferase yields the protein MSASLVVDDETLGVDAELDPEATYDVVLNGLHAWSFQPSRDMERRDGRLNAPWPKALRRLLRGHADVLVRSHVSGDEVASTHHVFAGETDREVSITDKKGQPLTLDKWGRLIRPLSAEAGSDIDELMDAVERLIEDLETVAGVPAFISYGTLLGAVRNGRLIGHDNDVDLAYVSQEPFPVDVVREGFRVERALREAGWTVRRGSGVRLNVRLLMQDGSTRYVDVFTAHWVEGVLYMPSDTGFRLPVETILPLRPVELMGRMLPAPARSEELLAATYGESWRVPDPSFKYETPQWLSRRLGGWFGGLKTHRKHWDVFYNSYPQRHLRTPSPFAEWVAATYPTDRPLIDVGCGTGRDAHYFASGEGQGGRTRTVTGVDYGFSPVLRANNHSKREGLDASFRTLNLYDTRAVLAFGAEISRMEETPDVYARFTLHALDFWGRINVMRLASMSLRRGGLLFLEFRTPEDRHRPKLFGNHNRRYLRPRTVVRQIERAGGRVLHKEQGTGLAVRETEDPYVCRIVATWQPAPPKRGGAKRGPGRQQEPQEPQEPQEPQEPQE from the coding sequence ATGAGCGCCTCCCTGGTCGTCGACGACGAGACGCTGGGCGTCGACGCCGAGCTGGACCCGGAGGCGACGTACGACGTCGTGCTCAACGGCCTGCACGCCTGGTCGTTCCAGCCCTCCCGCGACATGGAGCGCCGCGACGGTCGGCTGAACGCCCCCTGGCCGAAGGCGCTGCGGCGGCTGCTGCGCGGTCACGCCGACGTGCTGGTGCGCTCGCACGTCTCCGGCGACGAGGTCGCCTCGACCCACCACGTGTTCGCCGGCGAGACCGACCGCGAGGTCAGCATCACCGACAAGAAGGGCCAGCCCCTCACCCTCGACAAGTGGGGCCGGCTGATCCGCCCGCTGAGCGCCGAGGCGGGCTCCGACATCGACGAGCTCATGGACGCCGTGGAGCGTCTCATCGAGGACCTGGAGACCGTGGCGGGCGTGCCCGCCTTCATCAGCTACGGCACCCTGCTCGGCGCCGTGCGCAACGGCCGGCTCATCGGCCACGACAACGACGTCGACCTCGCCTACGTCAGCCAGGAGCCCTTCCCCGTCGACGTCGTGCGGGAGGGCTTCCGCGTCGAGCGCGCCCTGCGCGAGGCGGGCTGGACGGTCCGGCGCGGCTCCGGCGTCCGGCTCAACGTCCGCCTGCTCATGCAGGACGGCAGCACGCGCTACGTCGACGTCTTCACCGCCCACTGGGTCGAGGGCGTGCTCTACATGCCCTCCGACACCGGCTTCCGGCTGCCGGTCGAGACCATCCTCCCGCTGCGCCCGGTCGAGCTCATGGGCCGCATGCTGCCGGCCCCGGCCCGGTCCGAGGAGCTGCTGGCGGCGACGTACGGCGAGAGCTGGCGGGTCCCCGACCCCTCGTTCAAGTACGAGACCCCGCAGTGGCTGTCACGGCGGCTCGGCGGCTGGTTCGGCGGCCTCAAGACCCACCGCAAGCACTGGGACGTCTTCTACAACAGCTACCCGCAGCGCCACCTGCGGACCCCGTCGCCGTTCGCCGAGTGGGTGGCGGCGACCTACCCGACCGACCGGCCGCTGATCGACGTCGGGTGCGGCACCGGGCGCGACGCGCACTACTTCGCCTCGGGCGAGGGCCAGGGCGGTCGGACGCGCACCGTGACGGGTGTCGACTACGGCTTCTCCCCCGTGCTGCGCGCAAACAACCACTCCAAGCGCGAGGGGCTGGACGCGTCGTTCCGCACGCTCAACCTCTACGACACCCGGGCGGTGCTGGCCTTCGGCGCCGAGATCAGCCGCATGGAGGAGACCCCGGACGTCTACGCCCGCTTCACCCTGCACGCCCTCGACTTCTGGGGCCGCATCAACGTGATGCGGCTCGCCTCGATGTCGTTGCGCCGGGGCGGGCTGCTCTTCCTGGAGTTCCGCACCCCGGAGGACCGGCACCGGCCCAAGCTGTTCGGCAACCACAACCGCCGCTACCTGCGCCCACGCACGGTGGTGCGCCAGATCGAGCGGGCCGGCGGCCGCGTGCTGCACAAGGAGCAGGGCACCGGGCTCGCCGTGCGGGAGACCGAGGACCCCTACGTGTGCCGCATCGTCGCGACCTGGCAGCCGGCGCCGCCGAAGCGGGGCGGCGCGAAGCGCGGCCCCGGCAGGCAGCAGGAGCCTCAGGAGCCTCAGGAGCCTCAGGAGCCTCAGGAGCCTCAGGAGTAG